CTGCACGCGCAACGAGGTGGACCAGGCGACGATCGCGTCGGCGTCGGCGTTGACGTACTTGTCGGGGGTGACCTGCATCATCAGCGGCTGCCCGGAGGTCATGAGCGCGACCTTGCCGCGGCCGGAGATGTTGAGCTGGTACTTGCCGGAGCCGGAGATCCCGTACTGGCTGTCGACGGCGATGACCTCGGTGTGCAGGGTGGAGTCCAGGGCGAGGACGTAGCTGCTGTCGACCGTGAGTCCGTCGTGGTCCACGTCCACGACGTGGACGTACTGGGCCAGGTTGGCCAGGTAGACGGTGCCCTGCCCGGAGCAGCGCATGAGGTCGAGGCCCTCGCCGGTGCGGCGGCGGGCGCCGCGCTGGTTGCCGCTCTGGTACTCGCCGTCGAAGTCGATGATCCCCTGGTAGGCGACCATGGCGCCCTTGCGGGCGAGGACGTCGTCGGAGCCGGCCAGCGTGACCCGCAGGAGCTGGGGGTTCTGGACGGTGTAGCGGTCCTGGGACTGCTGCTCGGCGTAGCCGAAAAGTGAGCTCTGCATGATGTGTCCGCTCCCCCTCAGCCCCGGGTCCGGAGCCGGTCGGTGCTGTCCTCACTGGGCTGTACGACGACGACGCCCTGGCCGGAGAAGGCCATCTGGTAGGCCTCCCCGCTGCCCCGGCCGATCATCGACGAGGCCTTGAAGCTGCGCTTCCCCTTGACCTTGAGGTTCGGGGACCAGGCGACGAGCGCGTCCGGGTCCACGTACGTCTCGTCCTCGCCGCGGCCGCAGTCGACCACGATCGGGGTGCCGCGGGAGGTGATGGCGACCCAGCCGGTACCGGCGACCTGGACGTTGAAGAGGCCCTGGCCGGCGAACTTCGCCATGCCCTTGACCCGCTCGACGCCCCACTGGAGGTGGGCGTCGAAGGCGAGGAGGTTGGTGCCGTTGACGGAGAGGGCGTCGTTGTTGAGGTTGATGCAGACGACGTCGGCGCCGTAGTCGGCGAGGTAGAGCAGCCCGTCACCGGTGCACTTCATCAGGGGGGCGCCCTCGCCGGTCAGCCACTGCGAGGCCATCTGGCGGACGGCGGGCGGGTTGGGCTCGTACTGGACGAAGCCCTCGTAGGCGACCATCGAGCCGGTGCGGGCGAAGAGGTCCTGGCCGCTCTGCATGGCGACCTTGAGCATGGCGCGGCCGTGGTTCTCCATGCGGGCCGTGACGGGGGTGGGGGCGTAGCCCGCGAGCTGCTGGTTCATCGGATTCATGGCGTTCATGTGGGGCTCCCTCAGACCTCGTACGGCTGGACGACGATGAAGTTGCCGGGGGCGCCGCGGAACTGGAGGTTCACGGTCTCCCCGCTGTGGCCCGGGTAGGCGTTGCGGCGCAGCCGGACCTGGCTGGAAATGATCACCTGCGAGGCGGCCGACCAGGCGACGATGGCGTTGCTGTCCGCGAAGGTGGTGGGGGTGACGGGCAGTACGACGGGGGCGCCGTGCGTCTTGACGATCACTGTGCCCGTGCCCTGGAACTGCATGGTGAACAGGGCTCCGCCGGGGATGCCGTGGCCCTCGATGCGGCGGACCTCGTGCTGGAGGGACTCGTCGAAGGCGAGGACGCTCTCGGCGGAGACGCAGATGCCGTCGCCCTGGAGCTCGATGGCGTGCAGGTGGGCGCCGTTCTCGGCGAGGAAGACCTGGCCGCGGCCGGTGCAGCGCATCAGCTGCATCTCCTGGCCGGTGGCGTTGCCGACGATGCGGCCGGCGAAGCCCGCGCCCTTGTAGCTGAAGTCGACCTTGCCCTGGTACAGGACCATGCTGCCCTGGCGGGCGAGGACGGCCTGGCCGCCCATCGCCAGGTCGACCCGCATGAGCTGCTGGTTCTGCGGGGTCCAGCGGGCGCCGGTGGGGGCTTCCTTGTACGGCTGGAGGGCGGCGGCGAGGCCGGGGCCGGCTGCGGCGGCGGCCTGCGGGGCCTGGCCGTAGGGCGGCGGGGGCTGCTGGCCCGGGATCTGGCCGTACGAGGGCTGCGGCGGCTGGCCGTAGGGCGCGGGGGCCGGGGCCGGGGGCGGGACCTGGGCGCCGTAGGAGGGCTGCTGCCCGTACGAGGGCGGGCCGGGCTGCTGCGGCGGGTGGGGCGGCTGGCCGTACGGGGCCGCGGGGGCGGGCGCGGGCGCACCGAGCGGGGCGACCATGGTCGGGGCCGAGTGCACGGGCGCGGGCGCCGGGGGCTGGGCGGCCGGGGGCTGCTGCTGTGGCGGGGCGTACGGCGCGGGGGCGGCCGGCGCAGGAGCGGGCGGCACGGGGGCGGGCGGCTGCTGGACCGGGGCGCCGAAGGACGGGGCCGGCGCCGGGGCGGCGGCCTGTGCCGGCGGGGCGAACCCGGGCGCGGCGGCCTGCTGCTGGGCCGGTGCCTGCGGCTCCGGCTGCGCCTCCTCCTCGGCGACCTCGCCGCCGAAGTTCTTCAGCAGCGCGGCGAGCCCGCCGTCGAAGCCCTGGCCGACGGCGGCGAAGCGCCACACGTCCTTCAGGTAGAAGTCGCCGATCATCAGCGCGCGTTCGGTGCTGAACTCCGAGCCCGTGAAGGAGTACCGGACGACTTCCTCGCCGCCGGCCACGATCCGGATGTAGCCGGGGCCGATCTGCGACATCTGCCCGGCGCCGTCGAGGGTGGCGGTGAAGGAGAGCTTGTGGATGGCCGCGGGCACGCGGTCGAGGGTCACCCGGAAGGATTCCGTGTCGCCGGCCTGCGGGCCGAGCTGCTGGATGGACTCCTCGGGCGACTTCGGCTGGTTGTAGAAGACGAAGTAGCGGTCGTCCGACAGCTGCTCGTTGGCGTCGAGGCCGAAGCAGCTGATGTCGAAGGACAGTCCGGGCCCGGCGATCTGGACGCCCACGTACAGATCGGTGCCCGCCGTCAGATCACTGATCTTGGCCTTGTGGCCGCGTTGGAATTCCCTGGCCATACGTCCGACCGTCCCCCATCCCGAATGTGAATGCGTGCCGCTCAGGCTAACGGCTTCCGCCGACATCCGGCCAAGTCGGTACCGACCCGGTACACATCACGTTCCGTGACAGAAGGTCAATCCTCGCGGGCTGCCGGAATGCGGGGCAGGCGCTCCGCCGCGACCACTCCTTCGAGGAATCCGCGCGCCCGTTCGGTCTTCGGGTAGGCCTCCAGCAGCTCCCAGAACTTGGGGCCGTGGCCGGGTACGAGGAGGTGCGCCAGCTCGTGCAGCAGCACGTAGTCGACGACGTACTCCGGCATGCCCTGGAGGCGGTGGGAGAGCCGGATGCTGCCTTCGGCGGGGGTGCAGGAACCCCAGCGGGTGTTCTGGTTGGTGACCCAGCGGACCGAGCGGGGGCGGGCGCGACCGATGAAGTACTGCTCGGACAAACGCTCCGCGCGCTCGGTGAGTTCCGTGTCGCCGAGGGTGCGCTTGCTCTCCTGGGCGGCGAGTTTGTCGAGCATGACGCCCACCCAGCGCCGCTCCTCCGCCTCGGACATCCGGGCGGGGATCAGGACGACCGTCCGCTCGCCCTCGCGGTAGGCGGACACGGTCCTGCGGCGGCGCGCGCTCCGGCGGACTTCGACGGCTCGCTGTGGCGGGTCGGCTGACACGCCTCGACGGTACCCGGTCGCCGTGGCGGAAGTCCCGCGCGTCCGGGGTTCGAACATGATCGATTCGCCGGCGCCATCACAAGCACACGCTTTCTCCATCTCATATGCCTAATACCCCTTGCCTGTGGACAAATTCCCGCACGCGATCCGGCGGCCGGGCATCGTGGCGGAAACGGGGAATTCGACGGATCGAGGAGGCGGCGATGTATCCGAAGGTGAAGCCGGCGCTGGCGCGGGCGTGGCGGGATCTGCAGACGGTCCAGTTCGGGGTGACTCCCGCCCACGCGGTGGTGCTCGGACCGCTGGACACGGCGACCGGGTCGCTCATCGACCGGATCGACGGGACGCGGGGGATGGAGCTGCTGCGGGCCGAGGCGGGCGGGATGGGGCTTCCGGAGGGACAGGTGGACGGGCTGGTCCGGCGGCTCGCGGGGGCCGGGCTGCTCGACGACCTCACCGCCGGAGGGCCGCGGGCGCAGGCCGTGCGGCGCCGGCCGGAGGCGCTGGAGCGGCTGGGGCCCGATCTGGGCTCGCTCTCGCTGGTGCACCGGGAGCCGGGTGGCGACCTGCGGGGGATCGCGGCGCGCAGGGCGGTACGGGTCCAGGTGCGCGGGAGCGGCCGGGTGGGGGCGGTGATCGCCGCCGTGCTGGCGGGGGCCGGGGTGGGCCGGGTCGAGGTGCTCGACGGGGGGCGGGTGGAGGCGGCCGACGTGGCGCCGGGCGGGCTGGATCCGGGGAGCGTGGGCCGGCTGCGGGCGGAGGCGGCCCGCGCGCTCGTACGGGAGTCGGCCCCGGCACGGGCTCCGGGCGCGGGCGACCCCGAGGGGCCGGGGCCGGAGCTGGCGCTGGTGGTGGTCGCGCCCCGGGACGGCCTCCAGGCGTGGGCCCCCGATCCGGCGACGGCCGCCGACTGGGTGGCGACGGGCACCCCGCACCTGTACGCGGGGGTGCTCGAGGGGACGGGGCTGGTCGGGCCCCTGGTACTGCCCGGGGCCACGGCCTGCGCGGGGTGCATGGAGCGCGACCGCGTCGACCGGGATCCGGCCTGGCCGCGGATGCTGGTCCAGTGGCGCTCGGCGCACCGCCGCCGGGAGACGGCCGCCTGCGACCTGGGGCTGTCGACGGCGGTGGCCGGCCTGGCGGCGGCGCACGCCCTGGCCTTCCTCGACGGGCAGCTCCCCGCTTCCACGGCCACCCGCTGGGAGGCCGCCCTGCCCGGGCTGCACTGGGAGCACTCCGCGCTGCGGCCGCATCCGGACTGCCCCTGCGCGGCGGCGGCCCCTGCCGCGGACGTCGGGGCGGGCGTTGAGGCGGGCGTCGGGGCGGGCGTTGGGGCGGTGCGGTCGTGAGCGGCCGGACTCCCGCCGGATCCGGGGCGGGTGCCCCGGTCCGGGGGCCCGGGGGGTCATGGCAGGATGCGACCGGGGCCGAGCCGCGCCTCGAACCGCCGCTTGCGGCACTGCAGTCTGGGAACTGGAGGGGCTCATGTCTGATCTTCCCCGGAAGGCGGTCACCCGCACCGTCAAGCTGGCCGCGCTACCACTCGGCATCGCGGGCCGGGCCACCTGGGGGCTGGGCAAGCGGATCGGCGGCAAGTCCGCCGAGATCGTGGCCCGCGAGCTCCAGCAGCGCACCGCCGATCAGCTGTTCCGCACGCTCGGGGAGCTGAAGGGGGGCGCGATGAAGGTCGGGCAGGCCCTTTCGGTGTTCGAGTCGGCGCTGCCCGAGGAGGTCGGCGGGCCCTACCGGGCGGCGCTGACCAAGCTTCAGGAAGCGGCCCCGCCGCTGCCCGCGGCGCGGGTCCACCAGGTGCTCGCGGAGCGGCTCGGCGAGGACTGGCGGGAGCTGTTCGAGGAGTTCGAGGACAAGCCGGCCGCGGCCGCCTCGATCGGGCAGGTGCACCGGGCGGTGTGGCACGACGGGCGGCAGGTGGCGGTCAAGGTCCAGTACCCGGGGGCCGGGGAGGCGCTGCTGTCGGACCTCAAGCAGCTGAGCCGGTTCGCCGGCCTGCTGGGTCCGCTCGTCCCGGGCATGGACATAAAGCCGCTGATCAAGGAGCTGCGCGACCGGGTCTCGGAGGAGCTGGACTACGAGCTGGAGGCCGAGGCCCAGCGCACCCACGCCGACGCCTTCGACGCCGACGAGGACGTGGTCGTCCCGGACGTGGTGTACCAGGGCGACCAGGTGCTGGTCACCGAGTGGCTGGAGGGCACCCCGCTGTCGGAGGTGATAACCGATGGCACGCAGGAGGAGCGCGACCGCGCCGGGCAGCTGCTGGCCCGGTTCCTCTTCTCCGGGCCCGCGCGCACCGGGCTGCTGCACGCCGATCCGCATCCGGGGAACTTCCGGCTCATGGCGGGGGCGGACGGCCGGATGCGCCTGGGCGTACTGGACTTCGGCACGGTGGACCGGCTGCCGGGCGGCTGGCCCAAGCCGATAGGCCGCTCGCTGCGGCTGACCCTGGACGGCGACGCCGAGGGGGTCTACGGGCACCTGCGCGACGAAGGGTTCGTCAGGGAGTCCGTCGAACTCGACCCGGACGCCGTGCTCGACTACCTCAAGCCGATCATCGAGCCCGCCGAGGCCGACGAGTTCACCTTCACCCGGCCGTGGCTGCGCGGGCAGGCGGCGCGGATCGCCGATCCGCGCTCCCCCGCCCACCAGTTGGGGCGGCAGATCAACCTGCCGCCGTCCTACCTGCTGATCCACCGGGTGACGCTGAGCACCATCGGCGTCCTGTGCCAGCTGGGCGCGACGGTGCGGCTGCGCGACGAACTGGAGTCCTGGCTGCCCGGGTTCCTGCCCGAGGCCTGAGCGGCCCGGTCCGGGCGGGCCTCACCACCAGGAGGAGTCGAGCCGGCCCTCGATCGCCCGGAGGTTGGCGCGCGCGCAGTCGACGCAGAAGTACTGTCTGGTCCCGTTCTCCACCGAACAGGTCCAGGTGGGCGGGGCGCCGTCCGGGGAGCGGGTACCGCAGCGCGCGCAGACGACGGGCTGGGCCTCGGGCCCCGGCGGGGCGGGGTGGGGGGTCGGCTGGTCCACCACCAGACGATATCCCCGCAGGGCCGCGCGGGCCCCCGCAACGCACCGGGGGGACCGGTCCGTTCGGACCGGTCCCCCCGGTGGCGCCGTTCCCGGCCGTGTTCAGCCGGCTCCGGCGGTGTTCAAGCCGCCTTCGAGCCCGGTTCGGGCTCTCTGCGTGGCGCTCAGTGCATGACGGCCATGGCCAGCGCGCGCCGGGCGCGCAGTGAGACGCGCTCGGCCCTTCGCTGCATGCGCCGCGCGGCGACCAGGCGCAGGGCGTGACGCTCGGCGTCCGCCTCACGCATGCGGTCGTCCATATGGGCACGGGCCAGGGCTTCTGGGATGAGTTGCATTTCGCGGGTCCTGTTCTGACGCGAGGTCATCGCGCCTGCGGTGATGAAGTCTGCGGTGGCGGAGCCGTGCGGCTGCTCGCTCGTGGTGGCGTAGGGGGACATGGGGGCCTGCTTCAAGGGGTCGTGCGTCAGGGGGCGGTCGATGGTGCCGGTGGCGGTCATGCCGCTGCAACCGGGTTCTTGCGCGGACGGCCACGGGGCCGCTTGCGGGCCACGACCACGCCCTGGACGAAGAGCTCTCCGCCCCAGACGCCCCAGGGCTCGCGGCGCTCCTTCGCGCCGGCGAGGCAGGCCTCGACCAGCGGGCAGGTGCCGCAGAGGGACTTGGCGTACTCGACGTCGGCCGGGGACTCGGCGAAGAAGACCTCGGGGTCGAAGGTGCGGCAGGGAACGGGTACGCCGAGGTTCTCGATGGCGTCGTCGAGCGCGGTGAGCGCGGTGAGGGGGGTCAAGGTGGAGGCCTCCGGGACTGCGGGCGGGGAGATCGTTTGGGTCTGCGGTACGGACGGGGCGTGCGCTTCGAGTTGCACGGTGTTTTCTTCCTCGTCTTGTTCGGCTAGTCGTTCCGGCCGGTCGGCCGGGTGGCGGCTGGTCTTGCCAGTCCCGAGGCACCTTCGGTCCGCTGTCCCTGTTCGGGGACAAACAGAAGGGCCGCGGATCCCGGGTGGGGTTCCGCGGCCCTGAAGGCGCCGGCCAGATCTTTCGATCAGGCTGGATCACTCCAGGGTTCGAGCCCACGGAAGGCCCACATCAGGTGGTGCTGCTGCTTCGTCTGCGTCTGCTGCGTCGTGAATCCGGCACTGGCGGCACCGGCTGCGGGGGCGAAGCCATAGGCGCCATGCGCCTTCCGGGCTTCCGCTACTGCCACCAGTGCCTTGGTCGGTCGCTCATTGCGCTCGCTGACCGGACGGATCGCCAGAAGGGCGGGGCCGGCGGCGGAAATCGCGGACAGACCGGTGCCCAGGAGGGAGACGGAACCGAGCAGGCAGGAAGCATCGACCGAGCGATCGGTCATTTTGGTGAAGGTCATGAAGCTGGTCACTGGTCTCGCCTCCTCTCGGCGTCTCGGGGACCCGGCCCGAGGGCCTGTCCCATGCGTATTCGGATAAGTACAGCACGAATCCGGGGCTTCGATGAAGCCACCGTTTCCGTTGCTAAGAACCTATGGGGCTTCCACGGGCATGTGCAAACTATTTTTCCGACGAGTTTCTACGCGTCGTCAGAATCCTCACCCACAGGCTCCTGACCTGCGCAGATGGCCAGGACGTCGGTGCCGTACCGCTCGAGCTTGCGGCCACCCACGCCGGAGATCATCGAGAGCTCCCCGGCCTCGGAGGGCGCGGCCTCCGCGATGGCCATCAGCGTTTTGTCCGTGAACACGCAGTACGCGGGCAGTCCCTGGAGCTTCGACTGGCCGGCGCGCCACTCGCGCAGCCGCTCGTAGAGGCCCTCGTCCATGTCCGACGGGCAGTCCCCGCAGCGCATCAGCTTGATGTCCCCGGCCTCGGTCAGGGTCCTGCCGCAGACCCGGCACAGCACCGGCCCGCGGCGGCCCCGCTTGCGGGCCCCGCCCTCGGCCTGGGCTCCCGCCCGGCCGCCCGGGGCCGCGGAGCCCGGCCGCAGGCCGTTCAGGAAGCGGCTGGGGCGACGGGAGGCCCGGCCGCCCGGAGCCCGGGAGAGGGCCCAGGAGAGGGTCAGGTGCTGCCGTGCGCGGGTGACGCCGACGTACAGCAGCCGGCGCTCCTCCTCGACCTGTTCGTCGGTCTTGGCGTACGTGATCGGCATCATGCCGTCGGTGAGGCCGACCAGGAACACGGCGTCCCACTCCAGGCCCTTCGCGGCGTGCAGCGAGGCGAGGGTGACGCCCTGGACGGTCGGGGCGTGCTGCGCGGCCTTGCGCTCCTCCAGTTCGACGGTGAGCTCGGCCAGGCCGGCGCCGGGGCGGGCGCGGGCGAAGTCCTCGGCGAGGCGGACCAGCGCGGCCAGGGATTCCCACTGGTCGCGCACGGCGCCGGAGCCGGTCGGCGGCTCGGCGGTCCAGCCGGTGGAGCTGAGTACGGCCCGGACCTGGGAGCCCAGCTCGACGACATCGTCCAGCAGCGGATCGTTGCCGGCGGAGCGGGCGGCTCCGCGCAGGGAGAGGACCGCCTTCTGCACTTCGGCCCGCTCGAAGAAGCGCTCGGCCCCGCGCAGCTGGTACGGGACCCCGGCGTCGGCGAGGGCCTGCTCGTAGACCTCGGACTGGGCGTTGATCCGGTAGAGCACGGCGATCTCGCCGGCCGGGACGCCGGCCGTGATCAGGTCCCTGACCCGGCGGGCCACGCCCTCCGCTTCGGTGGGCTCGTCGGGGTACTCGGCGTAGACCGGGTCGGGGCCGGCCTCGCGCTGGGAGACCAGCTCGAGGCGGTGCTCGGCGGCCCGGCCCCTGGCCTGGTTCAGCAGGCCGTTGGCGAGGTGGACCACCTGGGGGGTGGAGCGGTAGTCGCGGACCAGCTTGACCACGGTGGCCTGCGGGTAGCGGGTGCGGAAGTTCAGCAGGTGGTCGGGGGTCGCGCCGGTGAAGGAGTAGATGGTCTGGCTGGCGTCGCCGACGACGCAGAGGCTGTCGCGCTCGCCGAGCCACAGCTCCAGCAGCCGCTGCTGGAGCGGGCTGACGTCCTGGTACTCGTCCACCACGAAGTGCTGGTACTGGGTGCGGATCTGCTCGGCGATGTCGTGGCGGTCCTGAAGGATGCCGACGGTGAGGAGCAGCACGTCCTCGAAGTCGATCATGCCGCGGTCGCGCTTGAGCTGCTCGTACGTGCTGTAGATCTGGGCGATCTCGGCCATGTCCCGGGGGGCCTCGCGGCCCGCCTTGAGGGCGGCGGCCGGGTAGTCGGCGGGCACGGTCTGGGTGACCTTGGCCCACTCGATCTCGCCGGTGACATCGCGCAGCTCGTTGCGGTCGAGACGGACGCGGGAGCGCGCGCCGGCCTCGGCCACGAACTGGATCTTGCGCTCCAGGAGCCGGGGCACGTCCCCGCCGACGGCGCGGGGCCAGAAGTACTGGAGCTGGCGCAGGGCGGCGGAATGGAAGGTGCGCGCCTGGACCCCGCCCGCGCCGAGGGTGCGCAGCCGGCCGCGCATCTCACCGGCGGCGCGGTTGGTGAAGGTGACGGCCAGCACGCTGGCCGGCATGAGCTGGCCGGAGCGGACGCCGTAGGCGATGCGGTGGGTGATCGCGCGGGTCTTGCCGGTGCCGGCGCCCGCCAGCACGCACACCGGGCCGCGCAGGGTCGTGGCGACCTCGCGCTGCTCAGGGTCGAGGCCCTGGAGCACGGCGTCGGCGTCGACGTCGGGCGCGCCGCCGCCGGCCGGTACGGATGAGGAGTGCGTTGCTGCTGTCACACCGCCATGCTGCCAGGTCCGGTGGGTCGGACGGGAAACTTGTCCACAGGCCCATGGCGTCCGTCACACCGTCGGACAAGTGGATCAGTCGGATCGGTCACACCGCCCGCCCGGGCGGGAATGGCGCGGCGGTGGCAGACGTTCGAATCCTCGGATCGACCGGGACCGCGATCCACCGAGACCTCACAGAGGAGCGAGCATGCAGGACACGGGCACCGTCACGATGTACAGCACCACCTGGTGCGGCTACTGCCGCCGGCTGAAGACCCAGCTGGACCGCGAAGGCATCGCGTACAACGAGATCAACATCGAGCTCGACCCCGAGTCCGCGGCGTTCGTGGAGAAGGCCAACGGCGGCAACCAGACGGTTCCCACCGTGCTGGTCGTCTCCCCCCAGGGCACCGAGGCCGTCATGACGAACCCCTCGCTCGCCCAGGTCAAGCAGGCCCTGGCCGTCTGACCGCCCGCGTCTCCAGAAAGGCCCCCGCCCCGGCGGGGGCCTTCTGCGTCGGCGGACCCGGTCGGCCGGGCGGTCAGACGGTCGCGGCCGGCTTGGGGAGGGGCTGGCCGTACCAGAGCTCGACCAGGCGGGCCGCGATGGAGATGCCCGACGGGGGCAGGACCTCGCCGGACTCGATCGCGGCGCGCAGGTCCTCGCGTGAGAACCAGCGGGCCTCCTGGATCTCCTCGCCGTCGACCGTGATCTCCGAGCTGACGGCGCGGGCGTTGAAGCCCAGCATCAGGCTGTACGGGAAGGGCCAGGGCTGGCTGGCGACGTACTCGACCTCGCCGATCCTGACGCCCGCCTCCTCCCACACCTCGCGGATCACCGACTGCTCTATCGACTCGCCCGGCTCGACGAAGCCCGCCAGCGTGGAGAAGCGGCCCTCGGGCCAGTGCACCTGGCGGCCCAGCAGGGCGCGGTCCTGCTCGTCCGTGACCAGCATGATCACGGCCGGGTCGGTGCGCGGGTAGTGCTCGGCGCCGCAGCCCGGGCAGCGGCGGATGTGGCCGGCGGCCGCGACGACGGTGCGCTCGCCGCAGCGGGAGCAGAAGCGGTGCATGCGCTGCCAGTTCTCCAGCGCCACCGCGTGCACCATCAGCCCGGCGTCGCGCGGGGGCAGCAGCAGCCCGGCCTCGCGCAGCCCGGCCGGGCGGGCCGACTGGTCCATGCGGCCCGGCAGGGAGTCCTTCTGCAGCGCGAAGTACCGTACGCCGTCCTCGTCCGTGCCCAGGAAGTAGCGGTGGGTCTCGGTGACCGGGGCCTCGAAGGCCGGGGTCATCACGATGCCCGTCCCGCCGTCGGGGGTGTCGTCGATCAGCACCTGGCCGCCGGAGACGACGAAGACGCGGGTCGTCGGGTGGCTCCAGGCGGCGGCGAGCCACGCCTCGTCGAGGCGGTGGTGCGCGGCGCGGTCGATGCCGCTGGGCGCGGTGAGCGACAGAGGACGCTCGGTTTGGGTGCTCACAGGTACTTCCAACTCCCCCGGTGGTGGGACAAGGCAGGCGTACGGAACGTGTTTCAGTCGGTGGTGGTGGCGGCGGTCCGCGCGGACCAGGTCCCGGCGAGGTCGCCCCACAGGTAGGCGGTGGTCTCCACGCCCTTGAGGAGCAGGTCGAGCTCGACCTTCTCGTTCGGCGAGTGCCAGCCGTCGGAGGGTACCGAGATCCCCAGGAACAGGACCGGCGCGTCCAGGACGTCCTGGAGGTCGGCCGCCGGACCCGAGCCGCCTTCGCGGGTGAAGCGGACCGGCTGCCCGAAGGCGCGGCCCATGGCGCGCACGACGGACTGCAGCGCCGGGTGGTCCAGCGGGGTGAGGCAGGGCCGGGTGGGGGCCCCGAAGGTGACGCAGTGCCGGATCCCGGCGGGGACGCGGGCCGCGACCCAGTCCCGGACGGCCGCCTCGACCTCGTACGGGTCCTGCCCCGACACCAGGCGGAACGACAGCTTCAGGTGCGCGGAGGCGGGCACGATGGTCTTGCCGCCGGGGCCCTGGTAGCCGCCGCCGATGCCGTTGACCTCGGCGGTCGGACGGGCCCAGACCCGCTCCAGGGTGGAGTAGCCGGCCTCGCCCGCGGCCGCGTGGGACTTGGCCGTACGCAGCCACTCGGCCTCGTCGAAGGGCAGCTCGGCGATCAGCGCGCGCTCGGTGTCGGTGAGCTCGGTGACGTTGTCGTAGAAGCCCGGGATCGTGACCCGCTCGTCCTCGTCGTGCAGGGCCGCGACGAGGCGGGCCGCGATGGTCGCCGGGTTCGGCACGGCCCCGCCGAAGGCACCCGAATGGATGTCCTGGTCGGGTCCGTGGAAGCTGATCTCGCAGTCGGCGACCCCGCGCATGCCGGTGCAGACGGTGGGGGTGGTCTCGGACCACATGCCGGTGTCGGAGACGATCACGACATCGGCGGCGAGCTCGGCGGCGCGGGCCTCGACGAGCTCGCGGAAGTTCGGGGAGCCCGACTCCTCCTCGCCCTCGATCAGCAGCTTGAGGTGCACCGCGGGGGCGTCGGCGCCGGTCGCGGCGAGGTGGGCGCGCAGGCCCAGGGTGTGGAAGAACACCTGGCCCTTGTCGTCGGCCGCGCCGCGGCCGTACATCCGGCCGTCCTTGACGACCGGCTCGAAGGGCTCGGTGTGCCAGCCGTCGGCGAGGGCGGCGGGCTGGACGTCGTGGTGCCCGTACACGAGGACGGTGGGGGCGGCCGGGTCGGCGGCCGGCCAGTGCGCGAAGACGGCGGGGGCTCCGGCGGTCTGCCAGACCTCGGTGACGGGGAAGCCGGTCTCCTTGAGCTTCGCGGCGAGCCAGTCGGCGCTGCGGCGTACATCGTCCGCGTGCTCGGGCTGGGCCGAGACGGAGGGGATCCGCAGCCACTCGGCGAGGTCGTCGAGGAAGGCGGCGCGGTGGGTTTCGATGTACGTGCGGACGGCGCTGTCCGGGGTTTCGCTCATGGCCACGAGCCTAGCTGTCCGCCTGGTGGGCACCGTCCGTGCCCGATTTGCCTTGGAGGATCCGCTCAAGGCGCTCGCGGCCGGGGAGGTCGCGGGGGCGGATCACGCGGCCGCTGCGCACGTGCAGGAAGGCGGCGCCGACCCGGTCGAGGGGGGTGCCGGTGGCTTCGGCCCAGGCCAGGCGGTACACGGCGAGCTGGAGGGGGTCGGCCTGGGTGGTGCGGCCGGTCTTCCAGTCGACCACCTCGTACGAGCCGTCGGGGTCGCGGTACACGGCGTCGATCCGGCCGCGGATCACCCGGCCGGCGAGGGTCAGCTGGACCGGGGCCTCCATCCGGTACGGGGTGCGCTCGGCGTACTCGCTGCGCTCGAAGGCGGCCTTGAGGGCGTCGAGGTCGGCCTCGTCGGCGACCTCCTGGTCGGAGCCGGGGAGGTCGGTCGCGGGGTCGAGGAGGCCGTCGAGGAGGCCGTCGAGCAGGGGCAGGGGCAGCTCGTCGAAGCGGGACTCCACCCAGGCGTGGAAGCGGGTGCCCTGGCGCGCGGCGGGCTGCGGCGGTTTGGGCATGGGGCGGGCGAGATCGCGTACGAAGCCCTGCTCGTCGGCGGCGAGGCGCAGGAGCTGGCTCGCGGAGAGGGCGGAGGGCAGCTCGACGTCGCGCAC
The Streptomyces sp. NBC_00091 genome window above contains:
- a CDS encoding AIM24 family protein; protein product: MNQQLAGYAPTPVTARMENHGRAMLKVAMQSGQDLFARTGSMVAYEGFVQYEPNPPAVRQMASQWLTGEGAPLMKCTGDGLLYLADYGADVVCINLNNDALSVNGTNLLAFDAHLQWGVERVKGMAKFAGQGLFNVQVAGTGWVAITSRGTPIVVDCGRGEDETYVDPDALVAWSPNLKVKGKRSFKASSMIGRGSGEAYQMAFSGQGVVVVQPSEDSTDRLRTRG
- a CDS encoding M48 family metallopeptidase translates to MSADPPQRAVEVRRSARRRRTVSAYREGERTVVLIPARMSEAEERRWVGVMLDKLAAQESKRTLGDTELTERAERLSEQYFIGRARPRSVRWVTNQNTRWGSCTPAEGSIRLSHRLQGMPEYVVDYVLLHELAHLLVPGHGPKFWELLEAYPKTERARGFLEGVVAAERLPRIPAARED
- a CDS encoding TerD family protein; its protein translation is MAREFQRGHKAKISDLTAGTDLYVGVQIAGPGLSFDISCFGLDANEQLSDDRYFVFYNQPKSPEESIQQLGPQAGDTESFRVTLDRVPAAIHKLSFTATLDGAGQMSQIGPGYIRIVAGGEEVVRYSFTGSEFSTERALMIGDFYLKDVWRFAAVGQGFDGGLAALLKNFGGEVAEEEAQPEPQAPAQQQAAAPGFAPPAQAAAPAPAPSFGAPVQQPPAPVPPAPAPAAPAPYAPPQQQPPAAQPPAPAPVHSAPTMVAPLGAPAPAPAAPYGQPPHPPQQPGPPSYGQQPSYGAQVPPPAPAPAPYGQPPQPSYGQIPGQQPPPPYGQAPQAAAAAGPGLAAALQPYKEAPTGARWTPQNQQLMRVDLAMGGQAVLARQGSMVLYQGKVDFSYKGAGFAGRIVGNATGQEMQLMRCTGRGQVFLAENGAHLHAIELQGDGICVSAESVLAFDESLQHEVRRIEGHGIPGGALFTMQFQGTGTVIVKTHGAPVVLPVTPTTFADSNAIVAWSAASQVIISSQVRLRRNAYPGHSGETVNLQFRGAPGNFIVVQPYEV
- a CDS encoding AIM24 family protein → MQSSLFGYAEQQSQDRYTVQNPQLLRVTLAGSDDVLARKGAMVAYQGIIDFDGEYQSGNQRGARRRTGEGLDLMRCSGQGTVYLANLAQYVHVVDVDHDGLTVDSSYVLALDSTLHTEVIAVDSQYGISGSGKYQLNISGRGKVALMTSGQPLMMQVTPDKYVNADADAIVAWSTSLRVQMQAQTHSTGVWRRRGNTGEGWELSFLGTGFALVQPSEVLPPQNAQLGQGVAAQFGMGQQGAHAQNQNNAWN
- a CDS encoding ThiF family adenylyltransferase encodes the protein MYPKVKPALARAWRDLQTVQFGVTPAHAVVLGPLDTATGSLIDRIDGTRGMELLRAEAGGMGLPEGQVDGLVRRLAGAGLLDDLTAGGPRAQAVRRRPEALERLGPDLGSLSLVHREPGGDLRGIAARRAVRVQVRGSGRVGAVIAAVLAGAGVGRVEVLDGGRVEAADVAPGGLDPGSVGRLRAEAARALVRESAPARAPGAGDPEGPGPELALVVVAPRDGLQAWAPDPATAADWVATGTPHLYAGVLEGTGLVGPLVLPGATACAGCMERDRVDRDPAWPRMLVQWRSAHRRRETAACDLGLSTAVAGLAAAHALAFLDGQLPASTATRWEAALPGLHWEHSALRPHPDCPCAAAAPAADVGAGVEAGVGAGVGAVRS